In Afipia sp. GAS231, a single window of DNA contains:
- a CDS encoding long-chain fatty acid--CoA ligase, with product MKLTQALTSAVQLRKDNVGTIHVGRSRTWKEIGHRVAGAAGGFRRLGVKGGDRIAILAFNSDLYIEAFYSIAWAGAVAVPLNTRWAAAENAYVLRDSEPVVLLVDDAFAAMAVELRASQPLAALVYVGEGRAPEGMLSYAALAEEDPVEDMSGADNELAGIFYTGGTTGFPKGVMLSHANIIYESLVWIYSLNFREDTRYLHSAALFHLAGTSPMVALTLVGGTHVTISRFEPEAAMKAIAAHKVDYCLFVPTMLNMMLNHSSFGQYDLSSVKDCEYGASPMPDALLVKLMKVLPGWRFHQGYGMTECAALATILPWKYHALEGPVAEKRKSAGRAAPGVELRIVDDAGKELPRGSVGEIAIRGSGVMLGYWRKPEETARALRGGWLHTGDCAWMDEDGFVYIVDRLKDMIVSGGENVYSGEVENAIFQHENVRECAVIAVPDPHWGEAVHAIVVPKEGRALVPEMVIAHCRTLIAGYKCPRSVEIRLDPLPLTGSGKIMKSALREEKWRGYSRSVN from the coding sequence ATGAAGTTGACGCAGGCGCTTACCTCGGCGGTCCAGCTGCGCAAGGACAATGTCGGCACCATTCATGTCGGCCGCTCGCGCACATGGAAGGAGATCGGCCACAGGGTTGCCGGTGCGGCAGGCGGATTTCGTCGGCTCGGCGTTAAGGGTGGCGATCGCATCGCGATCCTCGCCTTCAACAGCGATCTCTATATTGAAGCCTTTTATTCCATCGCTTGGGCCGGCGCGGTTGCGGTGCCGCTTAACACGCGCTGGGCGGCTGCGGAGAACGCCTATGTCCTGAGGGACTCCGAGCCGGTCGTTCTGCTGGTCGATGACGCCTTCGCGGCAATGGCCGTGGAATTGAGGGCGTCGCAGCCACTGGCTGCATTGGTTTACGTAGGTGAGGGACGCGCGCCGGAGGGCATGCTCAGCTACGCAGCGCTCGCCGAAGAGGATCCGGTCGAGGATATGTCGGGCGCCGACAACGAACTGGCCGGCATTTTCTATACCGGGGGCACCACGGGTTTCCCGAAAGGGGTGATGCTGTCCCACGCCAACATCATTTACGAGTCCCTAGTGTGGATCTACTCGCTCAATTTCAGGGAGGACACCCGCTATCTGCATTCGGCCGCGTTGTTTCATCTCGCCGGCACTTCCCCGATGGTCGCGTTGACGCTCGTCGGCGGCACGCACGTGACCATTTCCAGGTTCGAGCCGGAAGCCGCGATGAAAGCCATAGCTGCCCACAAGGTGGACTACTGTCTGTTCGTCCCGACCATGCTCAACATGATGCTGAACCATTCTTCGTTCGGGCAATATGATTTGAGCAGCGTCAAGGATTGCGAATACGGCGCCTCGCCGATGCCGGATGCCCTTCTCGTCAAGCTCATGAAGGTCCTTCCCGGCTGGCGCTTCCATCAGGGATATGGAATGACCGAATGCGCGGCGCTCGCGACCATCCTGCCGTGGAAGTACCACGCGCTCGAAGGGCCGGTCGCGGAGAAGCGAAAGTCCGCCGGGCGCGCGGCGCCGGGCGTCGAGCTTCGAATTGTCGATGATGCGGGCAAGGAATTGCCGCGCGGCAGCGTCGGCGAGATTGCCATCCGCGGCTCGGGCGTGATGCTCGGATACTGGCGCAAGCCGGAGGAGACAGCGCGCGCGTTGCGCGGCGGCTGGCTGCATACCGGCGACTGCGCGTGGATGGACGAGGATGGATTCGTCTACATTGTCGATCGTCTGAAGGATATGATCGTCTCCGGTGGGGAGAACGTCTATTCCGGCGAGGTCGAGAATGCGATCTTCCAGCACGAGAATGTGAGAGAGTGTGCAGTCATTGCCGTTCCTGACCCGCATTGGGGCGAGGCGGTCCACGCCATCGTGGTGCCGAAGGAAGGCCGGGCGCTGGTGCCGGAAATGGTCATTGCCCACTGCCGAACACTGATCGCCGGCTACAAGTGCCCGCGGTCGGTCGAGATTCGTCTCGATCCGCTGCCGCTGACGGGCTCCGGAAAGATCATGAAATCCGCGCTGCGCGAGGAGAAGTGGCGCGGTTATTCGCGTTCGGTCAACTGA
- a CDS encoding ABC transporter substrate-binding protein produces MRRACSLLAVWTLTLGCTLGTAFAENAYGPGVTDHEIKLGTNAPYSGPASIYASFPRTMLAYFAMLNEKGGINGRQINMLTRDDAYSPPKTVEVTRSLVENDNVLAIMAPFGTPTNAAIQKYLNTNGVPQLLVQSGGTRWNDPKQYPWTTPYSPTYVNESKIIARYLLQTKPDAKVGILLQADDIGKDFIAGLKEGLGAKSDTMIVKEASYQATEPTIDSQIVNLKASGADTILIAAQNKFASMAIRKIHELGWKPLIFLGSTANSIAGVLAPAGLDASTDILTTTSYKTPNDPTWAADRGMIDYLTFMAKHMPGQDPNDVIAVTAYTTAHLGAIILERCGNNLTRENVLKQATSLKGVALPMLLPGIAIQSNPADYAAITQRQFARFDGKTWVLFGDVIGADSGAKD; encoded by the coding sequence ATGCGAAGAGCCTGTTCTTTGTTGGCGGTATGGACGTTGACCCTCGGATGCACGTTGGGAACAGCATTTGCCGAGAACGCGTACGGACCGGGCGTAACGGACCACGAAATCAAGCTTGGGACGAACGCCCCCTACAGCGGCCCGGCATCGATCTATGCAAGCTTCCCGCGCACGATGCTGGCCTATTTTGCGATGTTGAACGAGAAAGGCGGGATCAACGGTCGGCAGATCAATATGCTGACCCGTGACGATGCCTATAGCCCGCCAAAGACCGTCGAGGTGACGCGGTCACTGGTCGAAAACGACAACGTGCTGGCCATCATGGCGCCGTTCGGGACGCCGACCAACGCGGCGATCCAGAAATACCTCAACACCAACGGCGTGCCACAGTTGCTGGTGCAAAGCGGCGGCACGCGATGGAACGACCCCAAGCAGTATCCGTGGACCACGCCCTACTCGCCGACCTACGTCAATGAATCCAAGATCATCGCGCGCTACCTGCTGCAGACCAAGCCGGACGCCAAGGTTGGCATCCTGCTGCAGGCCGACGACATCGGAAAGGACTTCATTGCCGGCCTGAAAGAAGGGCTCGGCGCCAAGTCGGATACGATGATCGTCAAGGAGGCCAGCTATCAAGCGACCGAGCCGACCATCGATTCGCAGATCGTCAATCTGAAAGCATCGGGCGCCGATACGATTCTGATTGCCGCACAGAACAAGTTCGCTTCGATGGCGATCCGCAAGATCCATGAATTGGGATGGAAGCCGTTGATATTCCTCGGTTCGACCGCGAACTCGATCGCCGGCGTTCTTGCGCCAGCCGGGCTCGACGCCTCGACCGACATTCTGACGACGACGTCCTACAAGACCCCCAACGATCCGACATGGGCTGCGGACAGGGGAATGATCGACTATCTGACGTTCATGGCGAAACATATGCCCGGGCAGGATCCCAACGATGTCATCGCGGTCACGGCGTACACGACCGCACACCTCGGTGCGATCATTCTGGAACGATGCGGCAACAATCTCACCCGGGAAAACGTGCTCAAGCAGGCCACGAGCCTGAAGGGCGTCGCGTTGCCGATGTTGCTCCCGGGCATAGCGATCCAGTCAAATCCTGCAGATTATGCGGCCATCACGCAGCGCCAGTTTGCGCGCTTCGACGGCAAGACCTGGGTGCTGTTCGGCGACGTCATCGGTGCCGATTCCGGTGCCAAGGACTGA
- a CDS encoding acyl-CoA thioesterase II yields MDAYGGQVLGQAMMAASLSVPEDRPASTFQLLFLRGADPGHRIDFEVRILQDGKRFSSRHVFGYQGDGRAVLNAQATFCTPQSAPGHAVPSSAPEENPEDLPELTVLPPALMEGLRPLAPYSNLVKPCMDFRIPGIERQLVAKTAQSRLRFWLRGKHPLAGDIRAKAAVFAYLSDWWLNFSSLGSHLRDLQSQPPLYIASLNHCIWFHRAFSPDEWMHFESESACADGGRGLSIARIHDRAGLMLATATQETLMVHSGA; encoded by the coding sequence ATGGACGCCTATGGCGGCCAGGTTCTTGGCCAGGCCATGATGGCGGCGTCGCTGAGCGTTCCCGAGGACCGGCCGGCGTCAACCTTCCAACTGCTGTTTCTTCGCGGCGCCGATCCCGGCCATCGGATCGACTTCGAGGTCAGAATTCTTCAGGACGGCAAGCGGTTCTCGTCGCGGCATGTCTTCGGCTACCAAGGGGACGGACGCGCCGTCCTCAACGCCCAAGCGACATTTTGCACTCCGCAATCGGCGCCCGGCCATGCCGTACCCTCGTCCGCTCCGGAAGAGAACCCAGAGGATTTGCCGGAACTGACTGTTCTGCCACCTGCGCTGATGGAGGGCTTGCGTCCGTTGGCGCCGTACTCGAATCTGGTCAAGCCGTGCATGGATTTTCGTATTCCGGGCATCGAACGCCAGCTTGTGGCGAAAACCGCGCAATCGCGGTTGCGATTCTGGTTGCGCGGCAAACATCCGCTCGCCGGTGATATTCGCGCGAAAGCGGCCGTGTTCGCCTATCTGTCGGACTGGTGGCTCAATTTCAGCAGCCTCGGCAGTCACCTCCGCGACCTGCAGTCGCAGCCACCGCTCTACATCGCGAGCCTCAATCACTGCATCTGGTTCCACCGCGCATTTTCCCCCGACGAATGGATGCACTTTGAATCCGAAAGCGCTTGCGCCGACGGCGGTCGCGGCCTGTCGATCGCCCGCATCCATGATCGCGCCGGGCTGATGCTGGCGACCGCGACCCAGGAAACGCTGATGGTCCATTCGGGCGCGTAA
- a CDS encoding NAD(P)/FAD-dependent oxidoreductase, whose product MAREKMDAVVIGAGAGGLCVAARLSHAGLHTLVVDDKGRLGGRASTEQIEGFTVNIGAIAIELGGVFEETFNTVGVPLDIRTPEPASSFFIDGKLIDVGRGGWSLLLGQLTKQASRILEKFADARSGNLPDGRQSTEDWLKSYTGNATVHALFRNLCAAIFACNADELPARAFLTYFTSKGAFKRFGFCPQGTIGVWNALGTAIKRNGEIWLATPALQIHTTDGRVEGVTVVRDGQQIRIDTDLVISNAGPKATVALAGEAAFPSAYIEKVRTGLKPAANIVINIASREPLISHPGIVTFGKTRRLCNMANLTATCPELAPPGWHLYVAYAVPIPALGDFDSDAEVELALTDLREQFPNFGQAKVLSIRVMRDDWPAQRSCAGYDLPRETGIEGLWCVGDAVKQYGNGGTQACAETAKLVTDAILASRPRVAQAGRV is encoded by the coding sequence GTGGCGCGTGAAAAGATGGATGCCGTCGTGATCGGAGCCGGCGCGGGTGGGCTGTGCGTCGCCGCGCGGCTGTCCCATGCCGGGCTGCATACGTTGGTGGTGGACGACAAGGGCCGGCTCGGCGGCCGGGCCTCGACCGAACAAATCGAAGGCTTTACCGTCAACATCGGCGCCATCGCCATCGAACTCGGCGGTGTGTTCGAAGAGACCTTCAACACCGTCGGCGTTCCCCTCGATATCCGCACGCCGGAGCCGGCCTCCTCCTTTTTCATCGACGGCAAGTTGATCGACGTCGGCCGCGGCGGCTGGTCGCTGCTGCTCGGGCAGCTGACAAAACAGGCCTCACGTATCCTGGAAAAATTCGCGGATGCGCGCTCCGGCAATCTTCCGGACGGGCGGCAATCGACCGAGGACTGGCTCAAGAGCTACACCGGCAATGCCACGGTGCACGCGCTGTTCCGCAATCTCTGCGCGGCAATCTTCGCCTGCAACGCCGATGAATTGCCGGCCCGCGCCTTCCTGACCTATTTCACCAGCAAGGGCGCGTTCAAGCGCTTTGGATTTTGCCCGCAGGGCACGATCGGGGTCTGGAACGCACTCGGCACCGCTATCAAACGGAACGGCGAGATCTGGCTCGCGACGCCAGCGCTGCAAATTCACACGACCGACGGCCGCGTTGAAGGTGTAACGGTGGTCCGGGATGGCCAGCAGATCCGGATCGACACCGATCTCGTCATCAGCAACGCCGGTCCCAAGGCGACTGTTGCGCTGGCGGGCGAAGCAGCGTTCCCTTCTGCCTACATCGAGAAGGTTCGCACCGGGCTCAAGCCCGCGGCCAATATCGTCATCAATATCGCGAGCCGCGAGCCGCTGATTTCGCACCCCGGCATCGTGACCTTCGGCAAGACGCGCCGTCTCTGCAACATGGCCAATCTCACCGCCACCTGCCCCGAACTGGCGCCGCCCGGCTGGCATCTTTATGTCGCCTACGCCGTGCCGATCCCGGCGCTCGGCGATTTCGATTCCGACGCCGAGGTCGAGCTGGCGCTGACCGACCTGCGTGAGCAGTTTCCGAATTTCGGCCAGGCGAAAGTCCTCTCGATCCGGGTGATGCGGGATGACTGGCCGGCACAACGCAGCTGCGCCGGCTACGATCTGCCGCGGGAGACCGGCATCGAAGGCCTGTGGTGCGTCGGCGACGCGGTGAAGCAATATGGCAATGGCGGCACGCAAGCCTGTGCGGAAACCGCAAAACTCGTCACCGATGCGATCCTCGCCAGCCGGCCGCGCGTTGCGCAGGCCGGCAGGGTCTAG
- a CDS encoding ABC transporter ATP-binding protein, with protein MPAKIATRAGNTGGQTTPAPPCLLEFRNIRIVYDNAIEAIRDVSIAVPQGGIVALLGSNGAGKSTLLKAMSGILYTEEGVIENGTIRFRGEDVHHLAPDELVRRGIVQVPEGRRVFPALTIDENLQMGGYTKTAAEARERRETVFALFPRLFERRGQIAGYMSGGEQQMLAIGRALMTDPVLLALDEPSLGLAPLIIDRIYEVIAKLRDEMKMTVLLVEQNAQRALDISDYGYILETGRVVLDGSAKKLAANEDVQEFYLGVSNSGRKSLRDVKHYKRRKRWLS; from the coding sequence ATGCCGGCGAAGATCGCAACGCGAGCGGGCAACACCGGCGGTCAGACGACGCCTGCCCCACCGTGCCTGCTCGAATTCCGCAACATTCGCATCGTCTACGACAATGCCATCGAGGCGATCCGGGACGTCAGCATTGCGGTGCCCCAGGGCGGCATCGTCGCCTTGCTCGGCTCCAACGGCGCCGGCAAGTCGACGCTGTTGAAGGCAATGTCGGGAATTCTCTACACCGAGGAAGGCGTAATCGAGAACGGCACGATCCGCTTCCGCGGCGAGGACGTGCATCACCTCGCGCCCGATGAGCTGGTACGGCGCGGCATCGTCCAGGTGCCGGAGGGCCGCCGGGTGTTTCCGGCGCTGACCATCGACGAAAACCTGCAGATGGGCGGCTACACCAAAACCGCCGCCGAGGCGCGCGAGCGACGTGAGACGGTGTTCGCATTGTTCCCGCGGCTGTTCGAGCGCCGCGGCCAGATCGCCGGCTACATGTCCGGCGGCGAGCAGCAGATGCTGGCGATCGGCCGTGCCCTGATGACCGATCCGGTGCTGCTGGCGCTCGATGAGCCGTCGCTCGGCCTCGCGCCGCTGATCATCGACCGCATCTATGAAGTGATCGCCAAGCTGCGCGATGAGATGAAGATGACGGTGCTGCTGGTCGAGCAGAACGCGCAGCGCGCGCTCGATATTTCCGACTACGGCTACATCCTGGAGACCGGCCGCGTCGTCCTCGACGGCTCCGCGAAGAAACTCGCCGCCAATGAGGACGTCCAGGAATTCTATCTTGGCGTCTCCAATTCCGGGCGCAAGAGCCTGCGCGACGTCAAGCACTACAAACGGCGCAAACGGTGGCTGTCGTGA
- a CDS encoding ABC transporter ATP-binding protein: MTSLLRIENLSKRFGGLQAVADVSLAVSAGEIFSVIGPNGAGKTTLFNMISGVLRPSGGSMVFDGIDLAHVSPSRFAAIGIGRTFQNLALFKHGTVVENILTGRHTHLRSNVLDAVIFFGRTRREEIEARQRVEEIIEFLEIEHIRDAIVGTLSYGQQKRVELARALACEPKLLLLDEMVSGMNQEETEDIARFVLDIREELGITVLMIEHEMRIVMDISDRVHVLNFGRKIAEGTPAEVRSDPAVREAYLGGHRAEAAAQVSA, translated from the coding sequence GTGACCTCTCTGCTCAGGATCGAAAATCTCAGCAAGCGCTTCGGCGGCCTGCAGGCCGTCGCCGATGTCAGCCTAGCGGTGAGCGCAGGCGAAATCTTCAGCGTGATCGGCCCGAACGGCGCCGGCAAGACCACGCTGTTCAACATGATCTCCGGCGTGCTGCGCCCGAGCGGCGGCAGCATGGTGTTCGACGGTATCGACCTCGCCCACGTGTCACCGTCCCGATTCGCCGCGATCGGAATCGGCCGAACCTTCCAGAACCTCGCCCTGTTCAAGCACGGCACGGTGGTCGAGAACATCCTGACCGGCCGCCACACCCATCTGCGCTCCAACGTGCTCGATGCCGTGATCTTCTTCGGCCGCACCCGGCGCGAGGAAATCGAAGCCCGGCAACGGGTCGAGGAAATCATCGAATTTCTCGAGATCGAGCACATCCGTGACGCCATCGTCGGCACCCTGTCCTACGGCCAGCAGAAGCGCGTCGAACTGGCGCGGGCGCTGGCCTGCGAGCCGAAGCTGCTGCTGCTCGATGAAATGGTCTCGGGCATGAACCAGGAGGAGACCGAGGATATCGCCCGCTTTGTGCTCGATATCCGGGAGGAACTCGGCATCACCGTCCTGATGATCGAGCACGAGATGCGGATCGTGATGGATATCTCCGACCGCGTTCATGTCCTGAACTTCGGCCGCAAGATCGCCGAAGGCACGCCGGCCGAAGTCCGGAGTGACCCGGCCGTGAGAGAAGCCTATCTCGGCGGCCATCGCGCAGAAGCCGCAGCACAGGTGAGCGCGTGA
- a CDS encoding long-chain fatty acid--CoA ligase: protein MSVLESPRTEHPPFQSSSAWTSSGADVNSLHAALRNAAITLPQLLRQRASMHGDKLALREKEYGIWNPYSWDHYYQTARAIALGLISLGLKPGDRVAIAGENTPEWFYADLGVQMIGAVAVGIYPTNPWVELQYIVRHSGSRVVITGDQEQTDKVLEALANNDGLPALEAIVCVDTKGLRQYRQSQLMSFETLCQLGKTYAAENPEANATLDRLISQATPDDVSILVYTSGTTGPPKGAMLTHRNLVYAAYVYAEAVGIADKPFEAVSYLPLCHVAERCYGEVTHLVLGGTVSFAESIDTVALNIREIAPTFFVGVPRIYEKLQQGFLFRLGESGAFRQRFVKACLAWGRKLSDRRQTGTATTLDRLSYALLYLVLFRNIQRHLGFARSRHRLCAGASISPETLRFFDIIGRPVSQGYGLTESGGVAFIQTESHHRLGGCGLPLPATEWKLDSDGEILLRNPGVFKGYFLDEKASTASVEPGGWLRTGDIVEVLDNGEITVVDRKKAIIITAGGKNIAPSEIENALKDSEFIKEAIVVGEAKKYLGAIIQVDFDNVGRWARDKALPYTNYKSLSQLAEVHELVERVVNETNKRFARVENIRRFAILEKELDHDDGELTATQKVRRALIEKKFARELAIIYQAEG, encoded by the coding sequence ATGTCGGTTCTCGAAAGCCCGCGCACCGAACATCCGCCGTTCCAATCCAGTTCGGCGTGGACATCGTCCGGCGCCGACGTTAATTCCCTGCACGCCGCGCTGAGAAACGCAGCAATCACCCTTCCGCAACTGCTGCGCCAGCGCGCGTCGATGCATGGCGACAAACTGGCGCTGCGCGAAAAGGAATACGGCATCTGGAATCCCTATTCCTGGGATCATTACTACCAGACCGCACGCGCGATCGCGCTCGGCCTGATCTCGCTCGGCCTCAAGCCGGGTGACCGCGTCGCGATCGCCGGCGAGAACACGCCGGAATGGTTTTATGCCGATCTCGGCGTCCAGATGATCGGCGCGGTCGCGGTCGGCATCTATCCGACCAATCCATGGGTCGAACTACAATACATCGTCCGCCACTCCGGCTCACGGGTCGTCATCACGGGCGACCAGGAACAGACCGACAAAGTGCTGGAAGCACTCGCCAACAACGACGGCCTGCCGGCGCTTGAGGCCATCGTCTGCGTCGACACCAAGGGCCTCCGGCAATACCGGCAGTCGCAGTTGATGTCGTTCGAGACGCTGTGCCAGCTCGGCAAGACTTATGCGGCCGAAAACCCCGAGGCCAACGCGACTCTCGACCGCCTGATTTCACAGGCCACGCCTGACGACGTCTCCATCCTTGTCTACACCTCAGGTACGACAGGTCCGCCCAAGGGCGCGATGCTGACGCATCGGAACCTGGTCTACGCCGCCTATGTCTACGCCGAAGCGGTCGGGATCGCCGACAAGCCGTTCGAAGCCGTGAGCTACCTGCCGCTGTGCCACGTCGCCGAACGCTGCTACGGCGAGGTCACGCATCTGGTGCTCGGCGGCACCGTCAGCTTTGCGGAATCGATCGACACCGTCGCCCTCAATATCCGCGAGATCGCGCCGACGTTTTTTGTCGGCGTGCCCCGCATCTATGAAAAGCTGCAGCAGGGCTTTCTGTTTCGGCTCGGCGAAAGCGGCGCGTTCCGCCAACGGTTTGTTAAAGCCTGCCTTGCCTGGGGCCGCAAACTCTCGGACCGGCGGCAGACCGGGACCGCGACGACGCTCGACCGTCTGAGCTACGCGCTCCTGTATCTCGTGCTATTCCGCAACATCCAGCGCCATCTCGGCTTTGCCCGCAGCCGTCACCGGCTCTGCGCCGGCGCCTCGATCTCGCCGGAGACCTTGCGCTTCTTCGACATCATCGGCCGCCCGGTTTCGCAAGGCTACGGGCTGACCGAAAGCGGCGGCGTCGCCTTCATTCAGACCGAAAGCCATCACCGGCTCGGCGGCTGCGGCCTGCCATTGCCTGCGACCGAATGGAAGCTCGACAGTGACGGTGAAATCCTGCTGCGCAATCCCGGCGTCTTCAAAGGCTATTTTCTCGACGAAAAGGCTTCGACGGCTTCGGTCGAGCCGGGCGGATGGCTGCGCACGGGCGATATCGTCGAAGTGCTTGATAACGGGGAAATCACGGTGGTCGACCGCAAGAAGGCGATCATCATCACCGCCGGCGGCAAGAACATCGCGCCATCAGAGATCGAAAATGCGCTGAAGGATTCCGAATTCATCAAGGAAGCGATCGTGGTCGGCGAGGCCAAGAAATATCTCGGTGCGATCATCCAGGTCGACTTCGACAATGTCGGCCGCTGGGCCCGCGACAAGGCGCTGCCCTACACCAATTATAAGTCGCTGTCGCAGCTTGCCGAGGTGCATGAGCTGGTCGAGCGCGTCGTCAACGAGACCAACAAGCGTTTCGCGCGCGTCGAGAACATCCGCCGCTTCGCCATCCTAGAAAAGGAACTCGATCACGACGACGGCGAGTTGACTGCCACCCAAAAGGTCCGCCGCGCCCTGATCGAGAAGAAGTTCGCGCGCGAACTCGCCATCATCTACCAGGCGGAGGGCTGA
- a CDS encoding branched-chain amino acid ABC transporter permease, with the protein MQYLIQLLISGLAIGAIYGLIAMGFAVIYKSTGLVNFAQGEMTMITAYIAWTISTTVSGNVVVVALGAILAAVALGLVIERLVMRPMLGEPVFATVMVTIGLAVILRSSINFIWDAYPHGLDVGFGRTIVRIGGVGVRTGQIAVIATLLALLAAIWAFFRYSKIGVAMRAVATDDRTALLMGISATRVHALAWAASSVIAGIGGVFFALSYDLSPAMFQLGLKSFPATILGGLDAVLGSGLGGLLIGITENLAGGYVGSGMKEVAGFAMIIVVLMIRPFGIFGERDIERV; encoded by the coding sequence ATGCAGTACCTGATCCAGCTCCTGATCTCCGGTCTTGCGATCGGCGCCATCTACGGCCTGATCGCGATGGGCTTTGCCGTGATCTACAAGTCTACGGGACTGGTCAATTTCGCGCAGGGCGAAATGACCATGATTACCGCCTACATCGCCTGGACCATTTCGACCACGGTCAGCGGCAACGTGGTCGTGGTGGCGCTCGGCGCCATCCTCGCCGCCGTCGCGCTCGGCCTCGTGATCGAGCGGCTGGTGATGCGGCCGATGCTCGGCGAGCCGGTGTTTGCCACCGTCATGGTGACGATTGGTCTGGCCGTGATCCTGCGCTCGTCGATCAATTTCATCTGGGACGCCTACCCGCACGGCCTCGACGTCGGCTTCGGCCGCACCATCGTGCGGATCGGCGGGGTCGGCGTCCGCACCGGACAGATCGCCGTCATCGCCACGCTTCTCGCACTGCTCGCGGCGATCTGGGCATTCTTCCGCTACAGCAAGATCGGCGTCGCGATGCGCGCCGTTGCCACTGACGACCGCACCGCGCTGTTGATGGGCATCAGCGCGACGCGCGTCCATGCGCTGGCCTGGGCCGCCTCGTCCGTGATCGCCGGGATCGGCGGGGTGTTCTTTGCGTTGTCCTATGATCTCTCGCCGGCGATGTTCCAGCTCGGGCTGAAGTCGTTTCCGGCCACCATCCTGGGCGGCCTCGATGCCGTGCTCGGATCCGGCCTCGGCGGCCTCCTGATAGGCATCACCGAAAATCTCGCCGGCGGCTATGTCGGCTCGGGCATGAAGGAAGTCGCGGGCTTTGCCATGATCATCGTGGTGCTGATGATCCGCCCGTTCGGTATCTTTGGCGAACGCGACATCGAGAGGGTCTGA
- a CDS encoding branched-chain amino acid ABC transporter permease has translation MRTGDFKQTYGELVTLVDSPPVWAWSAVLVTALIAAPFVLNSYALSFLMIILITAVGALGLNILTGYTGLISLGHVGFLVTGAYAYAVLVSKYHMHPLIGFLGAGVVPALASLIVGAPSLRLKGLYLAITTLAFSFIINTVILEARWLTNGARGISVQRPEIFGLSFDSDAAFTYLCLGFAVLTLFATLNIRRSRVGRAFVAIRDNDTAARVMGINLHAYKLFAFVTSAFITGLAGALYGIYLSFVSVEGFPFLLSIEALAILIVGGLGSALGAVLGTILIVLLPEATRLMFSLFSAQMDATFTTGAQELKSMLYGLVIILFLRFQPRGLVGAWHDIRRMWVNWPLRY, from the coding sequence ATGCGCACCGGTGATTTCAAACAGACCTATGGTGAACTCGTCACGCTGGTGGACTCGCCGCCGGTATGGGCATGGTCGGCCGTGCTGGTGACGGCGCTGATCGCTGCACCCTTTGTGCTGAACTCCTATGCACTGTCGTTCCTGATGATCATCCTGATCACCGCAGTGGGCGCGCTGGGGCTAAATATCCTGACCGGGTATACCGGCCTGATCTCGCTCGGCCATGTCGGTTTTCTCGTCACCGGCGCCTACGCCTATGCGGTGTTGGTCTCCAAATATCACATGCATCCGCTGATCGGCTTCCTCGGCGCCGGCGTGGTGCCGGCGCTCGCCAGCCTCATCGTCGGCGCGCCGTCGCTGCGGCTGAAGGGGCTCTATCTGGCCATCACCACGCTGGCGTTCTCCTTCATCATCAATACCGTGATCCTGGAGGCGCGCTGGCTTACCAACGGCGCACGCGGCATCTCGGTGCAGCGGCCGGAGATATTCGGTCTCAGCTTCGATAGCGACGCGGCGTTCACGTATCTCTGCCTCGGCTTCGCCGTGCTCACGCTGTTCGCCACCCTCAACATCCGCCGCAGCCGCGTCGGGCGAGCATTCGTCGCGATCCGCGATAACGACACCGCCGCCCGCGTGATGGGCATCAACCTGCACGCCTACAAGCTGTTCGCCTTCGTCACTTCCGCCTTCATCACCGGCCTCGCAGGCGCGCTGTACGGCATCTACCTGTCGTTCGTCAGCGTCGAAGGCTTTCCGTTCCTGCTCTCGATCGAGGCACTGGCAATCCTGATTGTCGGCGGGCTCGGCTCAGCGCTCGGCGCCGTGCTCGGCACCATCCTGATCGTTCTGCTGCCTGAAGCAACGCGGCTGATGTTCAGCCTGTTCAGCGCGCAGATGGACGCCACCTTCACGACCGGCGCGCAGGAACTCAAGAGCATGCTCTACGGTCTCGTCATCATCCTGTTCCTGCGCTTCCAGCCGCGCGGGCTGGTCGGCGCCTGGCACGACATCCGGCGGATGTGGGTGAACTGGCCGCTGCGTTACTGA